The Bradysia coprophila strain Holo2 unplaced genomic scaffold, BU_Bcop_v1 contig_151, whole genome shotgun sequence genome contains a region encoding:
- the LOC119074656 gene encoding uncharacterized protein LOC119074656, whose amino-acid sequence MWLNVLLISCATITVVRGNCSPCGPMPKHYEELGCVGKYIDGPCCPERFECPDLSTYDTNVCHLNGKTYQKGEIVSRADSPPCREDCICADSGNGDLRFLCPIKECPEMFHDPDVDCVHKYSLDSCCSVNKICGTGIGDLPQCRFRGETYNYGEKFVPQSPYAACHHCICDENFDNSTSIEENKNCKKVECGLQLRYFDELKSGCVPIYFRDTKCCPIGFRCPSANDVILPIEGLPEISSVKENSLCKFGSLIMQRGQSIATDEKCLECTCRHPPMIECIRVEDCL is encoded by the exons atgtggCTCAACGTTCTACTAATATCGTGTGCTACTATTACCGTTGTTCGAGGTAATTGTTCGCCTTGTGGACCAATGCCTAAGCATTACGAAGAATTGGGATGCGTTGGGAAATATATTGATGGACCTTGCTGTCCCGAAAG ATTTGAGTGTCCCGATTTGTCTACATACGATACCAACGTTTGTCACCTCAACGGCAAAACCTATCAAAAAGGTGAAATTGTTTCGAGGGCTGATAGTCCACCGTGCAGAGAGGATTGTATATGTGCCGACAG TGGCAATGGTGATCTAAGATTCCTCTGCCCCATCAAAGAGTGTCCTGAAATGTTCCACGACCCCGATGTGGATTGTGTCCACAAATATTCCTTAGACAGCTGCTGTTCGGTGAACAAAATTTGTG GTACGGGAATAGGAGACCTGCCACAATGTCGTTTCCGTGGAGAAACGTACAATTACGGTGAGAAATTTGTGCCCCAAAGCCCCTACGCAGCCTGTCACCATTGCATATGCGACGAGAATTTCGATAATTCAACGTCGATTGAGgagaataaaaattgtaaaaaagtGGAGTGTGGCCTCCAGTTACGCTATTTCGATGAGCTCAAAAGCGGTTGCGTTCCAATATATTTCAGAGATACGAAATGTTGTCCGATTGGTTTTCGATGCC CTTCGGCAAACGACGTAATTTTACCGATCGAAGGATTGCCGGAAATTAGCTCCGTCAAAGAGAATTCCCTCTGTAAATTTGGTTCATTGATCATGCAGCGAGGACAAAGCATTGCAACAG
- the LOC119074590 gene encoding 4-coumarate--CoA ligase 1-like, translating to MIRQLSKAAVPQLKSTFFRSISSYPNINSFRTYTPEDGFVLSSIYEPITLPDLTVDQYVWKNVSKWQNKVAITCGVTGRKYTYSKLRDHCAALAVRLQTKFNLKQGDVVGICLPNVPEYAICLLGASEAGITTTTINPIYTAAEISRQLVSSRPKIIFTLSETYSTVEAAKEMAKLRCSIVTVKTKLGESIPNGAIDFTELMSTKDVDFNSLDKQIVDIDDTFVLPFSSGTTGLPKGVMLSHLNITSNCEQLDAKLPDKRLMLPTTNDFQDVLPSVLPFFHIYGLVVSLISKLALGCKIVALPKFEPEGFLTTLAEHKATYLNLVPPIVLFLANSDKTAKRHLEHVRTIMSGAAPLGASDVERFHKKAPHTEFMQGYGMTESSPLTLIAPKGITNRATVGFVASSTEAKIIKVDDPNFVGCDIDETGELMIRGCQVMKGYLNNPEATSETIVKGNWLRTGDLAAYDSNGLFYIKDRLKELIKVKGFQVAPAELEEVLREHPNIDEAAVIGIPHDMYGEVPKAFIVPKKQTNVTEKELHAFVNERLSEYKQLKGGIQFVDSVPKNASGKLLRRQLKALYL from the exons ATGATTCGACAACTCTCGAAAGCTGCAGTACCGCAACTGAAGAGTACATTTTTCCGGTCCATATCATCATATCCCAACATAAATAGTTTCCGAACGTATACGCCCGAAGATGGCTTTGTGTTGAGCTCAATTTATGAGCCAATCACATTACCAGACTTAACAGTCGACCAGTATGTGTGGAAGAATGTGAGCAAATGGCAGAATAAAGTCGCGATA ACTTGCGGAGTGACCGGCAGGAAATATACTTACTCGAAGCTACGAGACCATTGTGCAGCTCTAGCTGTTCGTTTGCAGACAAAGTTCAATCTGAAACAGGGCGATGTTGTCGGCATCTGCCTACCAAATGTTCCAGAGTATGCAATTTGTTTACTTGGTGCATCCGAAGCTGGTATCACCACCACAACAATAAATCCAATTTACACTGCCG CCGAAATATCACGACAACTGGTGTCTAGTAGACCAAAAATAATCTTCACATTATCCGAGACTTATAGTACAGTTGAGGCAGCTAAGGAAATGGCCAAGCTACGTTGCAGTATTGTAACAGTGAAAACGAAACTAGGTGAAAGCATACCGAATGGAGCGATAGATTTCACCGAACTTATGAGTACCAAAG ACGTCGACTTTAACTCACTCGATAAACAGATAGTCGACATTGACGATACTTTTGTATTGCCATTTTCTAGTGGCACAACCGGCCTCCCGAAA GGCGTCATGCTCAGTCACTTAAATATAACTAGCAACTGTGAGCAGCTGGACGCAAAACTGCCCGATAAAAGATTAATGCTGCCGACGACCAATGACTTCCAAGATGTGTTACCCAGCGTTCTACCATTCTTTCACATTTATGGTCTGGTGGTGTCTCTCATATCCAAACTGGCACTCGGATGTAAAATTGTGGCTCTTCCGAAATTCGAGCCAGAAG GGTTTCTAACGACTCTGGCCGAACACAAAGCAACTTATTTGAACTTGGTTCCACCAATCGTTCTATTCCTGGCAAATAGCGACAAGACTGCGAAACGTCACTTGGAACATGTTCGTACAATAATGAGTGGAGCTGCTCCTCTCGGTGCATCAGACGTTGAACGATTCCACAAAAA AGCCCCTCACACAGAGTTTATGCAAGGCTACGGGATGACGGAATCTTCCCCGCTGACTCTTATAGCACCAAAAGGTATTACAAACCGTGCAACAGTTGGATTTGTTGCGTCATCAACAGAGGCGAAGATCATCAAAGTAGACGACCCGAATTTCGTTGGTTGCGATATCGACGAAACTGGTGAACTGATGATTAGAGGATGTCAGGTGATGAAAGGCTATTTGAACAATCCGGAAGCTACCAGCGAGACAATTGTTAAAGGAAATTGGCTTCGAACGGGTGATTTGGCTGCGTACGATTCGAATGGCCTGTTTTACATTAAAGACCGTTTAAAAGAACTGATCAAAGTAAAGGGTTTCCAAGTAGCTCCAGCCGAATTGGAGGAGGTGCTACGCGAGCATCCAAATATTGACGAAGCTGCCGTTATTGGCATTCCACACGATATGTATGGCGAGGTACCTAAAGCATTTATTGTGCCAAAGAAACAGACAAATGTTACCGAAAAAGAATTGCACGCCTTTGTAAACGAACGATTATCCGAGTACAAGCAACTGAAGGGTGGTATCCAGTTTGTGGATAGTGTACCGAAAAATGCATCGGGAAAGCTTCTGCGACGCCAATTGAAAGCGTTGTATTTGTAA